A single window of Mangifera indica cultivar Alphonso chromosome 18, CATAS_Mindica_2.1, whole genome shotgun sequence DNA harbors:
- the LOC123201253 gene encoding putative 4-hydroxy-4-methyl-2-oxoglutarate aldolase 3, with translation MASLATAEICDSNAAILASGDLRVLQPIFHVYGQCRSFSGPIVTVKVFEDNVLVRELIESRGEGKVLVIDGGGSMRCALVGGNLAQLALNNGWAGIVVNGCIRDIDEINDCGIGVRALGSNPIKSNKKGLGERHVPVYIAGAFVCDGEWLYADSDGALVSKEELSI, from the coding sequence ATGGCTTCTTTAGCAACTGCTGAAATTTGTGATTCAAATGCAGCAATTCTGGCAAGTGGTGACTTGCGTGTTTTGCAACCAATCTTCCATGTCTATGGTCAATGTCGATCATTCTCTGGTCCCATTGTCACTGTAAAGGTGTTTGAGGACAACGTTTTGGTTAGGGAGCTGATAGAAAGCAGAGGTGAAGGAAAGGTTTTAGTTATAGATGGTGGAGGAAGCATGAGGTGTGCTTTGGTCGGTGGAAATCTAGCGCAATTGGCACTTAACAACGGATGGGCTGGTATTGTAGTGAATGGATGCATTAGAGACATAGATGAGATTAATGACTGTGGTATAGGGGTGAGGGCCTTGGGATCAAATCCTATTAAATCGAACAAAAAAGGCCTTGGTGAAAGGCATGTCCCTGTTTATATTGCTGGAGCGTTCGTTTGCGATGGGGAGTGGTTGTATGCTGATAGTGATGGCGCTCTTGTCTCCAAAGAGGAGTTGAGTATCTAA
- the LOC123201252 gene encoding COP9 signalosome complex subunit 6a-like, translating to MASSSSSGLTFKLHPLVIVNISDHYTRVKSQMNPPSSVTTNNSIQPRVYGCVIGIQRGRTVEIFNSFELLYDSFTHSLDRAFLEKKQELYKKVFPHFYILGWYSTGSDAKESDMHIHKALMDINESPVYVLLNPAINHAQKDLPITIYESELHVIDGIPQLIFVRASYTIETVEAERISVDHVAHLKPSDGGSAATQLAAHLTGIHSAIKMLNSRIRVLHHYLLAMQKGDIPCENSLLRQVSSLLRRLPAIESEKFQDDFLMEYNDTLLIAYLAMFTNCASTMNELVDKFNIAYDRHSRRGGRTAFI from the exons ATGGCGTCATCTTCCAGCAGTGGATTAACATTCAAGCTACATCCGCTGGTTATAGTAAACATCTCGGATCACTACACTAGAGTAAAATCTCAGATGAACCCTCCCTCTTCCGTTACTACTAACAACAGTATCCAGCCTCGTGTCTACGGATGCGTTATAGGTATTCAAAGAGGACGCACCGTTGAGATCTTCAACAGTTTTGAGCTTCTCTATGATTCTTTCACTCACTCCCTCGACCGTGCTTTCCTCGAGAAGAAGCAAGAGCTTT ATAAAAAGGTTTTCCCGCACTTTTATATACTTGGATGGTACTCTACAGGAAGTGATGCGAAGGAATCTGATATGCACATCCATAAAGCT TTGATGGATATCAATGAAAGCCCCGTTTATGTTCTTCTCAATCCTGCAATCAATCATGCCCAAAAGGATCTCCCTATCACTATATACGAAAGCG AGCTGCATGTCATAGATGGGATTCCACAGCTTATTTTTGTTCGTGCAAGCTATACTATTGAG ACGGTAGAAGCTGAAAGGATATCCGTTGATCATGTTGCACATTTAAAACCCTCTGATGGAGGTTCAGCAGCAACTCAGT TGGCTGCTCACCTTACTGGCATACATAGTGCTATCAAGATGCTTAATAGCAGAATCAGGGTACTTCATCACTATCTCCTTGCAATGCAGAAAG GTGATATTCCTTGTGAGAATTCTTTGCTAAGGCAAGTATCAAGCCTTCTGAGAAGATTGCCAGCCATTGAATCAGAAAAATTTCAAGATGATTTTTTGATG GAATATAACGATACACTGTTGATTGCTTACTTGGCTATGTTCACCAACTGTGCAAG TACAATGAACGAGTTGGTGGACAAATTCAACATTGCATATGACAGGCACAGTCGTAGGGGTGGAAGGACTGCATTTATCTGA